The following is a genomic window from Oncorhynchus kisutch isolate 150728-3 linkage group LG6, Okis_V2, whole genome shotgun sequence.
GTTTACAATTATGTACTGACTAAATAAAAAGGCAAAACAGCCAAGACAGCCAACCAAGCTAAGCATACCCACATAATCAATATCCTACTTGGTTTATTCCTTTAGTTTGACAATTCCATAGCAATAGACTGATAACTGTCGATAAGAGCTCACAAGTCAGAGGTCACTGCACTTTCCATTTAAAACTCATTGCATTAGGGAGGCTGGGACGGGGAGTGTTCTCGTTACGTCACTGGTGGGGGTTGTGTTTTTCAGTCGCGCTCAGCACCTTTGGTTCCATTCCTTGTCTGGAGATTCAAGTAGATGGACACTGGTGGTTCTAGCACCGCTTCTTTTGGAATTATTCTTCTTCAGTGTGGATTTGTGCTTATCTGTGTTGGAATTATGTTGTCTGACTCAATACAGAAACGCTATAAAGGTAAGATCGTGTAATGTTTTAACTAACATCGTTTGTTAGGTTCGGTGCAACTAATAAACGTTAACGCTAAGTGTCCCGACTCGGTTCGATATTGTTTCTCGCACGGACAGAGCCAGTATTGCAAGTGCAGCACAGTAACTGGCCACTGAAATTACGTACAACTAAATAATTGTTACCCAACTATCTACCTAGACCGCAAACACTTAACTGAAGTgttctaatatttttttttttttcgcgtctaaggttagctagctagttaacgttagcgaCACCAGTGTTACTATGCAGCCGCATATGCAACgaaccaacaggacagagaaGTTTGCTGAAGTAACGTTAACGTTACATACATGGGACCAGAATATTCTGTGCCTTGTTGACAAAACACATTTCAATGTGGGCAATATATTTTTCTGCAGATAGCGCGATAAGATAGATTGACAATGCTTACTGTACACTCTACTCGTATTGCCATGTAAAAAAGTACATGATTTTAGCTAGTGTTGTTGTCAAACAGTAATGGCAATTCAACTGCAGTTCCATATAATTCCATATTGGAACTGTTTTTTTCTGCTATGGAACGATAGGCAGGGTTGTTTTGAGAAAAAAACTTGTGGCTAACTGAAATTGACTTTTTTCTTCGAAGCATAGTCAGTAGACTAAACATATAAATTATTGTCATCCACGGTGCCATCTATAAAACATAACTAATCTTGCCCATTTCCTTCATTTTACAAGGTCATCAGTGAGTTTTGTCCTCTGCCTTCTGGTCTGCAACCGCTGCCTTTGAAGTAGGTGTGAATGCttcatctctctggagacacccaccaCCTCTGCTACTAGAGTCTGCCACCTCACTATCGGGGCCAGACAACCAGCCAGAATGGGCAACCAGCTAACAGAGATCGCCCCCAACACTCCTTTCCTCCCCAACTTCCAGTCTCTGCATGTGGTCGTCATCGGCCTGGACTCTGCAGGAAAGACCTCCCTGCTGTACAGACTAAAGCTCCGGGAATTTGTGGAGACTATCCCCACAAAGGGCTTCAACACTGAACGGATTAAAGTAGCAGTTGGAAGCTCGCGGGCCACCACCACCTTCCAGGTGTGGGACGTGGGCGGTCAGGAGAAGCTGCGGCCCCTGTGGAAGTCATACACGCGTCGCACCGATGGCCTGGTGTTTGTTGTTGATGCTGCAGAAACTGAGCGTATGGAGGAGGCCAAGGTGGAGCTCCACCGCATCAGTCGCTCGGCAGAGAACCAGGGAGTACCAATTCTGGTGCTTGCCAACAAGCAGGACTTGGACTCTGCAGTCTCTGCTGTGGAGGTGGAGAAGGCCTTGGCCCTCCATGAGCTTAGCAACTCCACACTGCACCACACCCAGGGATGCAGCGCGCTGAACGGTCAGGGGCTCCAACCCGGCCTGGAGAAACTATATGAAATGATCCTAAAGAGGAAGAAGCTGCTCAGACACAGTAAGAAGAAGAGATGAGCTGTGCGTCTGAGCTTCCGAAAGGCGCTTCGCCCGCAGAATGGACCTTGTTGGTGTTCCTTGGAATTTTATGGGAATTTTGTGCCCCGGAGGACCTGCTTCTGGTTTCCCAGTGACGGTCAGTCCAGAGGACAGAGAAATGGACCTGTTATACTATACGTTGGACACCGCACGGACTACGTTCAGCCCTTTACAGTGGCTTTTTTTCCCCTGATAAACATTCCCACCTTTTTTATCAAGTTGTTGTGCCGACACGGTCTAGTCCATACGTCCAGTGACGTATGGTAGTTCTAATTTAGTTTACCTTGTAGTTCACTTTGTTTCATGGAGGTGGTTCACCGTTGGAAAAGACAACGCTTTTGTAGATCAAAAGAGGGGACTGTATTTCAACCCAATGTTCGGATGGCATTGGAACTGAAATGCCTGCTGGCACGAGGCCTGAGGCTGCTAGCCATGATGCAAGTTTTCACCACAGTTTTGCTTGTCATGGTAGACTTAAATGTGTGAAGTTGTTACAACCAATATGTTTTTACATTCTgtacatattttttgttgttgtaatactTACAAATTAATAAATTATTGAAGACACTATCTAGAAGTCCCCCTTCCTTCtgtttatttgaccatgctgaccAAGCATTATAGTTTGCCCTTGTTATATCAATGTTTGCACAGTTTATGTTATTCTCAACAGAACACCAAGGGTCCCTAAAACTTATAGGTCTAAAGTCCAAATGTAGCTTTTTTGACTTCTCTTAAGAACCTCATTGGAAAAAGTGTCATTTCGAGTCAGAAACATGAGCTGTTGTCTCCTATTTCAATTACTAATCTTTCCTTTAACATCTGCCTGCTTGATCCCACCCTGGCAGAGATCGTTTAAAGAACAAACCATCTCCTTGACTTCTAGCTTTTGCATCAATCACAAGAGGAACTGCTTACCTGTGTTCTTCAATGGCATTTAATTAGCGATTTGCACATCAAAAGTCTCCTAGATGACATTCATTGGCAGTTTTCCAGTCATTTTATATACACTgccccaaaaaataaagggaacactaaaataacacatcctagatctgaatgtatgaaatattcttattaaatacttttttctttacatagttgaatgtgctgacaacaaaatcatcaatggaaatcaaatttatcaatcCATGGAGGTCttgatttggagtcacactcaaaattaaagtggaaaaccacactacaggctgatccaactttgatgtaaagtccttaacaagtcaaaatgaggctcagtagtgtgagtggcctccacgtgcctgtatgacctccctacaacgcctgggcatgctcctgatgaggtggcggatggtctcctgactgtctctcgACCAACTCCTGGaaagtctgtggtgcaacgtggcgttggtggatggagcaagacatgtcccagatgtgctcaattggattcaggtctggggaacgggcgggccagtccatagcatcaatgccttcctcttgcaggaactgctgacacactccagccacatgaggtctagcaatgtcttgcattaggaggaacccagggccaaccgcaccagcatatggtctcacaaggggtctgaggatctcatctctgtacctaatggcagtcaggctacctctggcgagtacatggagggctgtgcggccccccaaagaaatgtcaccccacaccatgactgacccaccgccaaaacggtcatgctggaggatgttgcaggcagcagaacgttctccacggcatctccagactcccGTCtctcacgtgctcagtgtgaacctgctttcatctgtgaagagcacagggtgccagtggcgaatttgccaatcttggtgttctctggcaaattaaAAACgttctgcacggtgttgggctgtaagcacaacccccacctgtggacgtcgggccctcataccaccctcatggagtctgtttctgaccgtttgagcagacacatgcacatttgtggcccgctggaggtcattttgcagggctctggcagtgctcctccgtgcacaaaggtggaggtagcggtcctgctactgggttgttgccctcctacggcctcctccacgtctcctgatgtactggcctgtctcctggtagtgcctccatgctctggacactacactgacagacacagcaaaccttgccacagctcgcattaatgtgccatcctggatgagctgcactacctgagccacttgtgtgggttgtagactctgtctcatgctaccactagagtgaaagcaccgccagcattcaaaagagaccaaaacatcagccaggaagcatcggaactgagaagtggtctgtggtccccacctgcagaaccactcctttattgggggtgtcttgctaattgcctataatttccacctgttgtctattccatttgcacaacggcatgtgaaatttattgtaaatcagtgttgcttcctaagtggacagtttgatttcacagaagtgtgattgacttggagttacattgtgttgtttaagtgttccctttatttttttgagcagtgtatatatatatatatatatatctagggTAGCTCCATTAATTGATCAGTTAATTTATTAGTCAGACAAATTGGTATAATTAGCTCACAAAGATAATTGGGAATAGTCGTGAGGAATGTGTTTTCTTGAAGGGCATCTCACCTTTCAGTGAGAGAAAGAGCAGTGTTATAGTAGCCTAAAAACCACAGGCAATTCTAAACCTGAGACTGTTATAAGTTACTGTTCCTGACACAGTGCGCCACTTGGCAATAGTACCACAACGAAAATAACCTAGTTCTTGCCAGGTGCTAATATGTATCTGGTTTCTCAGATATACTGTATTTCATCAGTAGAGAAAATCTAGAGGTTTGAACAAGTGACCCATATTACTTGTATAGTGGAAATCAGTGGATTTAGTAGAATTATTTGATTTTGTATGTGTTCACAGAATACTAAGAAACAGGATCAAGGATCTACAGAGTTTGACCTGTATAAATATTTGAAAGCCATATGAAAGGAAATCTGTGTGCAGGACTGACTTCAAACGTACCACATAATTCAAATCAATAATGGAGGCTAGGAGCCTACACCAGCACACGAAAACCTTCACTTGAGTCTATTTTTGACCATTCTATTTGTCAGGTAAGGAGATTAATGCAATGTCACTGTCTTTGAATTGTCTCTCACACTTCACACATTTTTGGGGCTATGTATTGCTACCTTTTTTTTTAGGTTTTGTGATGCTCTTATATTCCAATAACATCACCTACGTTTTAGAGGCATTTCCACCCTTAAGCTTACTGTATACTTCCCTGTCAAAACAGTTTGTGCCAATATTATGACTTTTTGTTCGTTTTGGTGTTCTGCAGTTTTTTTTGTTGGGCTGTTCGAGCACACAATATTTTTTATAGAGCCTAGTCGAAGTTTACGCCccttcgtctgtgattggtcaaaagtaaggattcttcaattaagtgttcGTCATTCAATGAGAGACCAGTTTTAATGCAAatgttttcacttgagaaatactgcaccaagcATCTTAGATGTAAAATTAATCAATGAACTCCTACTCGGCAAAAAAGTAAAAGTtgattacagatttcttgattttTCTTAAGATTAATTCAGACTGTTTTGAGGTAGTGTATTTTGTCTATTTGTTGCTATGGCGTCTCAAGAGGCACAAAGTAATATTGGCATATTTTTTTCTAGTTTTTCAACCAATGGTCTTTTAAGGGCGTATGTGAGACACAGATGTTCACTTCGCCTAGCCTAGTTCTGCTAAGAGCAAACCGAACCTGGTGTGAGGACGCCTTTATTCACTCTACTTGCCTGCAGGCCGATCTAGGAAGACAAGTCATGCAGGAATGTAAGAAGGGCCCACCAATACCCAGCCATCCCCCGTCACAGCCACAGTCTCACCACCAACCATACACTTCTACTGACACCAAATCCAATGACCTTAATTAGAACCTCCCTGTGTGTCTCGGCAGCTTGGCCTGGATTAGTCAGCAGTATTGACTCAAACCAGCACAGAAAACACAGTAGCCAAGTTTAATTCAATTCAACTTTTATTTGATTAGTGTGTTTTTGCGATTTCATCATCAAAGTGCTCTGCTCTCCCAAGGCACAAGGCCAAAACCATGTAAAGCAGGTCTACATTAATTGAAGTTAAGGAAACATCTTTCATTAGAAGTTAGGCTTTATAGAGCTTTGACCACACCATTTGGTTTTGCCAATAACAGTAATCCAGCTTGGCTGCTAACATTGCCAGCCCTGATGTCTAAATATGCCCTGCACACTACATTTCACCCCCCTGGCCAGTGCTGTAATTTAGGGTGTTTCTGATGTGTATCTCCACATTCTATCGGAGGCTCCAGCTTTATGGGCCATTTAAGTTGGCTCACAGATAGTGCTTCCAGAATAGAACATTACCTCTCACTCCCCAAGCAGCTGTGAGCACTGACCAGGTAATAAGGCAGGGAAATTAGTCTGTGCTAAGGGAATGTTTTACCCTTGAGAAAAAGTACTTGAACTGAAGTGTGGGTCTAGTAGTTTACTTTGACATACTTCACAGGGAACGCTTTGTAAGGGTGGGTACAAGTCAAGCAGAAAGAGCAGAAGAATTTgacaggttctctctctctgcattgttgctCCCATAGTATAGTGTGCAGCTAGTGCGTCAGAGCAGTGAAGGGTGTGCAGAGGCAAGCTACCAAGCTTGCGTAAAGCTCTATATCAAACCAACCCTGTGATCCACACCCACTCTCTAACGAATAGCTGAGCAGTGACACAGGCCTGGCAATGCGCTGTCCCCCAGGCACTACAGGAGATACCCAGTCTGACAGCCAATGAGCTGAAAGTACTACTTCATTAGTTTTTTTGGGTGTCTGTACTTTACTCGTTACATATttgttgccagacccactggctccaggtcatctataagtctttgctaggtaaagctcagacttatctcagctcactggtcaccataacaacactcacctgtagcacgtgctccagcaggtatatctcactggtcatccccaaagccaacacctcctttggctgcgtttccttccagttctctgcttccaatgactggaacgaattgcaaaaatcacttaagttggagacttatatctcagtcactaactttaagcataagctatctgagcagcattacccatcgctacagctgtacaaagcccatctgtaaatatcccattcaactacctacctcatccccatattgtttttatgaaaatttttgctcttttgcacaccagtacttctacttgcacatcatcatctgcacatctatcagtgttaatttgctacattgtgattactttgctactatgtcCTATTAATTGCCTTGCCTCCTTActctatttgcacacactgtatatagatttttttctattgtgttattgactgtacttctGTTTATCCCATGTAtaactctgttttgttgttttttgtcgcactgctttgctttattttggccaggttgcagttgtaaatgataacttgttctcaactggcctacctggttatataaaggtgaaaaatacatcatctttactatttatatttttgacaaattttacttcactacattcctaaagaaaataatgtactttttactccatatattttccctgacacccaaaagtactcgttacatgttgaatgcttagcaggacagtaaaatggtccaattcacacccttatcaagagaacacgtggttAACCCCAAGCTTGATGTCATCGTCAGTGATTTTTAAGCCAGCCCAACAGTAGTGATACCAACTACACCACATATGGAAAATAATCATGAAAATCAAATGCGAATCTTGTATGGCATCTTGTATGGCAGTGGTGTATTTGTATATGTGTTCATATACACATTTTATGACATACACAATTGAGTACATGATGTGGTGCATTTCCTACAAAGATATGGCAGTATTTGAGACAAAATATCTGAATTATATGAATAATCTACAAATATCATAAGGAATGTGTATGTGCAATAAATGCTTTCCTTATAGGTTTCACATTGTTTTTTTAAAGTCAACATATAAAACAAATATCACAATTATTATAAGAAAAATATTATACTTTTATAAACATTGTCTGGCATGAGTTTCTATGGTtaaggctgggcagcacctcttGCTAGACAGTTGATGTATCTACAGCTATGCCTTTGGTCTTGTAACGGCTTTCtacctgggaaggagaggcggaccaaaacgcagcgtggttagggttaaacatctttaataaagacgaaTACCGAGAAAacactacaaatatacaaaacaataaatgtgaaaaccgaaaacagtcctgtgtggtgaaacaaacacagagacggaaataatcacccacaaaaacccaacacaaaacaggctacctaaatatggttcccaatcagagacaatgactaacacctgcctctgattgagaaccatatcaggccaaacacagaaacagacaaactagacacacaacatagaatgcccacccagctcacgtcctgaccaacactaaaacaaggaaaacacacaagaactatggtcagaacgtgacaggtctCCCATACAGGGTTCTAACCAAGCCCAGCTTAGCTATGATATTTGTCACCAAGCCAGCTTAGCTATGATATTTGTCACTAAGCCAGCTTAGCTATGATATTTGTCACTAAGCCAGTTTAGCTATGATATTTG
Proteins encoded in this region:
- the LOC109898556 gene encoding ADP-ribosylation factor-like protein 4D, whose product is MGNQLTEIAPNTPFLPNFQSLHVVVIGLDSAGKTSLLYRLKLREFVETIPTKGFNTERIKVAVGSSRATTTFQVWDVGGQEKLRPLWKSYTRRTDGLVFVVDAAETERMEEAKVELHRISRSAENQGVPILVLANKQDLDSAVSAVEVEKALALHELSNSTLHHTQGCSALNGQGLQPGLEKLYEMILKRKKLLRHSKKKR